A region of the Longimicrobiales bacterium genome:
TCGCACTCCAGCCAGCAATCAGGGCTCATCTGCTGGACCGCACCCGGCGCCACATCCGCGACGGCATCACCGTCCTCGAGGCGTGGCTCGAGGAGCAGCAGCTGTTCACCTGGCAGCGGCCGGCCGCCGGCGCGATCTGCCTGGCCAGCCTCCGGGAACCGGTCGACACCAGTCAGCTCGCCGAACGGCTGCGCGTCGAGCAGAGCGTGCTGGTCGTGCCGGGGGAGCAGTTCGGCGTGCCGCACGCCCTCCGCTTCGGCTTCGGCGCTCCCGCGGCCACACTGCGGACCGCCCTGGGGCGCGTGGCGGTAACATTGAGAGACGTCCACCGCGGCATGGACGCGGATGTGGCCGTAACTGGCTGAAAATCCTGCACACAGGCACGTCGCTTGCTCCCGTTCGATGGCCGGAGCACATGAGACGCAGGGAGGAAATCGTGCGGTTTTCGCGTAAACAGACTGTCTTCAGCGGGTTACTGGTGCTGGGACTCGCCGGCGCAGGCATCAACTACGGTGCCGGGACGCCGAAGGCGGTGGAGGATCCGCCGCTGCGCCTGGTGCTGAACGTGCCGGCGAATCGCATCTACGTGTACGAGCAGGGTGAGCGCACGAAGTCGTATCGTGTGTCCGTCGGTGCGCGGAAGTATGCGACGCCTGCGGGCAGCTACACGCTGTCGACCGCGAACTGGAATCCGTGGTGGCATCCGCCGAAGAGCGGGTGGGCGCGGGGCGAAAAGCCGACGCCTCCGGGCTGGGACAACCCGATGGGGCGCGTGAAGATCAATTTCACGGAGCTGTACTACATCCACGGCACGCCCGAATTCAACGAGGATGCGCTCGGCCTGCCGGTTTCGCACGGCTGCGTGCGCATGGCGAACCGGGACGCGATCGAGCTCGCGCAGCTGGTGCACCGGTATGCGAACCCGGACCTGTCCGAGGAGGA
Encoded here:
- a CDS encoding L,D-transpeptidase family protein produces the protein MRRREEIVRFSRKQTVFSGLLVLGLAGAGINYGAGTPKAVEDPPLRLVLNVPANRIYVYEQGERTKSYRVSVGARKYATPAGSYTLSTANWNPWWHPPKSGWARGEKPTPPGWDNPMGRVKINFTELYYIHGTPEFNEDALGLPVSHGCVRMANRDAIELAQLVHRYANPDLSEEELQALISNPKDTRTIRFARKIPFSVVYNVAIVRDDFLIIYPDVYARLGDEEALADQVEQVLEDHGIDRSAINRSHLKRLVEKGMKMRVAMSLDELTTPAAVGALPEESEL